The Labrus bergylta chromosome 14, fLabBer1.1, whole genome shotgun sequence region cagacagctgaagagagacaggaagtgttgtgggaggggggggggactctaGCCTCTGTACAGGGGGCGTCCGACACAACCTCTAGGCCATCGGTGCCccaaactttaaataatttcTGTCCACATAAACCCGAGAACAGTTTTAAGACGGACCAATGAGCAGCTTCTGAAAAGTTTCGGACTCGAGTCAGTCTGAGTGTTGCTGAAGTGTGATGAGAGGAGGGACACTacaggactctctctctctctctctctctctctccctccctctctctctctctctctgtctccctctctgtctccctctctctccctctctgtctccctctctctctctgtctccctctctgtctccctctctctctcactctctccctctctctctctctctctctctctctctctctctctgtctccctctctgtctccctctctctccctctctctctctcactctctctctctccctctctctctctctctctcctctctctctctctctctctctgtctccctctctctccctctctgtctctccctctctctctctctctctctctctctctctctctctctctctctccctcactctctctccctctctctctctctctctctctctctctgtacctgcGGGCGAGCAGGTCTGAACACGCTGAGCGTTAGTCGCTGGATTAAACCCAGTTCGTCCGGCTTTTCTCCCTCAGTGTGCCGATCAGATGTAAGTCACTCTGTTTACctgaacctgtgtgtgtgtgtgtgtgtgtgtgtgtgtgtgtgtgtgtgtgtgtgtgtgtgtgtgtgtgtgtgtgtgtgtgtgtgtgtgtgtgtgtatgagtgtctgtgtgtgtgtggtgtgtgtgtgtgtgtgtgtgtgtgtgtgtgtgtctgtgtctgtgtgtctgtctgtgtatgagcgtctgtctgtgtgtgtgtgtgtgtgtgtgtgtgtgtgtgtgtgtgtgtgtgtgtgtgtgtgtgtgtgtgttacagtcaGAGGATCATGTTCCTGAGGTGGAGGAGGCCATGTTGGCTCGGTGCACTGAGAGGCTGCAGCACGAGTCCTGTAAAGAACTCTTCAACGACTGTACAAAGTAAGCTCTCATGTCagtgtggctaatgttagcattgctaacaccTGCAGCCTTCTTCACATCCAGGtagcagagtgaagagagatGGAGTATCAACCACAGCTACAGCGCCAGCTAGCTGCAGGCGGCTCCATCGAGGGCCGACATGTAAAAAGATTTAATAGTTAAACCGACTATCGATGATGTAATCTGTAAACGTGCACCTGAAAGCAGCTGCAGCATCGTCTTTCACGCCCTCCGTACTCGTGTTTgaagttttctctgtttgacgtagcggccgttgtcaacagactgttgtcatggagacaggacggatgtGCAGCGCTTTACTGCTGTGATCAAATAGATGTGAATAATAATGTGATTGTTTAGGGTTTAAACTCCCAGAATGCCTTGCTGCATCTTCacgctctctgctctctctgttcCAGATTGATCCACGACTACCTGAGCGTGGCGCCGTTCGCAGACTACCTCGACAGCATGTACTACAACAGATTCCTCCAGTGGAAGTGGCTGGAgaggtgaacacacactcacacacacacacacacacacacacacacacacacacacacacacacacagcccgtCTTGTAGAGGCGACCTCCTCAGGACCAGTAAGAACACGCTCACAGAGTTGCCTCCCTCGTCTCCTCGCTGTCCTCAGGTTACCCAACGAGGCCCCTGAGTGAGCTCTGCGTTACAGACGTCATCATGACGAGCTCTAAatttcacaacatttcaaaaatgCAGTGAGATGTTATCAcagtctgctcctcctcctgggctgggtgttcacacatttcaaaaactGACATTAAACAGattctcctgcagctcctcaaaaTGTCTcctgtgtttaaataaatgttttcaaccTGACGAGAGGGGAGAGAAcgctttaaaggtccaatcagtgagatgtgtagagagtgagatgataaaggtatcttactctctgatcattaaggaaacatgctatgttgaagtgctggcttctctgacaacaatgcagcagccagtatgtcctccttctaactttagattctgctcctgaatgctctggatttgtttggaccagagaaggtaggcggctTTAAGACTctagagagggaggggggggggggacagctctctacaatgtttagaatttagactgcagtacccattttaaacactaggggtccaGAGTAACCTGTATGTTGcttaaaaaggaacaaagagatgaagaagaTATCTGGAtctttaacttcttctttacaTCGTCCCGtgtgtatttttaaaagtgAGCTTCTTTTTGTGTCCAACAGGCAGCCAGTGACGAAAAACACCACGTTCCGACAGTATCGAGTTTTAGGGAAAGGAGGCTTCGGAGAGGTGAGtgttttgatgacatcatcagtcaaGACCAAACAGGACGATTCTGAACTGGATCAGTGTTCTGAAAAAAGAACAACTAAAgaacaggaaaataaaagaacCCTCTTTCACTTTGGACACCGTTTGTCAGATGGGGCGTCCCCACAGATTGATGCTGTACCCTGGGCGGGGGGGGTTGGCGGGTGGGGTTGGCGGTGGGTTGGCGGTGGGTTGGGCATAGTCTATGTGTTGGAAACACAGTGCGGCTGCAGTAGAAGGGGGAAAGTGTTTCTTGATGAGTCAGCACCCCTCGCCttttaaagttcatattttccGGGTCAAGGAGCAGCGTACAGACCAACCACTGACGCTGATGAAGGCGTTCAGAACAgaaacctgttttaaaaaacctgTGATCTGTTTATACCGTCACGCTGCATCACATGGACCCCCACCCTCTTTGTTCTGCTCCGCCCCCCTGcaggtgtgtgcgtgtcaggTACGGGCCACGGGGAAGATGTACGCCTGCAAGAAACTGGAGAAGAAGAGgatcaagaagaggaaaggagagtCCATGGCGCTCAATGAGAAacagatcctggagaaggtcaACAGCAGATTTGTGGTGAGCATCTCTACGTTTATATCTCGACTGTTTGCATTCGGACTTCAACAACAAGGAGCGTCCCGTGTTCTGCAGGTGAGCTTAGCGTACGCCTACGAGACGAAGGACGCCCTGTGTCTCGTGTTGACGCTGATGAACGGAGGCGACCTGAAGTTTCACATCTACCACATGGGCGAGGCGGGGTTTCGACGAGAAGAGAGCCGTGTTCTACTCTGCAGAGATCTGCTGCGGGGCTGGAGGACCTGCACCGAGAGCGCATCGCATACAGGTCAGCAGCTGCACAAGAAGGGGGCGTGGCCTATCtgatgacaaacaaacaaacgtctTTATTAAACCATTTAAAACTCTCCTGATCGTTCTAACTGAGCCCCCCTTgatttaaagagaaacatgttaCATCATAAAGATCCACTGACTGATTCNNNNNNNNNNNNNNNNNNNNNNNNNNNNNNNNNNNNNNNNNNNNNNNNNNNNNNNNNNNNNNNNNNNNNNNNNNNNNNNNNNNNNNNNNNNNNNNNNNNNNNNNNNNNNNNNNNNNNNNNNNNNNNNNNNNNNNNNNNNNNNNNNNNNNNNNNNNNNNNNNNNNNNNNNNNNNNNNNNNNNNNNNNNNNNNNNNNNNNNNTTTATTTACGCTTTGATTTTATGTCTTTGGAATCATGTCCTCTTTTTTCTGCTGATATTTTTACATCTATgttgaaacatgttttcatcGACCAGCACCGACCTCAGAGGAAGTTCCTCCAGTCCCGACAGACTAACACTaacatcccccccccaaaaaaaccaaaCACCACATGCTCAACATTCAGTCCGAAACAAAGAAGTAATAAAACTTTAAAGGCGGAGTCAGTAGAAATTTTAGTTAATGCAACATTCAAACGAAAACtcccagaagccccgcccccctgcaggatgtagtgtgtacgtttactgcttgtacctacactgcaagctaaccaccggtgtttgtcaccttcctgtccaacaggaagtagaccaactccacgtccacgggtaaaagacaacacaaggttcaccctcgttttagaacgagctttatccacttggtgtttctcctcactctcattatattttctcttctttaatgCTACGTCctcgtccgtcatattcaccggtttgaatctcgtccaatcactgaactgcactgaactgtatccactcctaaaatcacctgctgcgctctcattggctggaggaaacacaccagctccgcccacaaaacgtcccgagtcaaccagaacaaatcagaagagtaaaatccagtgagaggacagagtctctgcagacacagtcaccagcacacatgtacggaggcccagaagggacaatggagcagcttcactttaggagaagtctgtattttattttgaagaagacAGGATGCTGAGTTTGACAACGCACTCTGGTGATTGTCACGTAGAAGGAACAATATccaagcaggaagcacaacaaacataacCATAAGCATTAAGTTACATGGCCTTCTGTACACGAGAGTAAAGGCTCCCatagcaaagggccgaggtcggattcaaacccacggccacCGCGAcaaggactaaagcctctgtacacggggcgtgtgacataaccgctaggccccATGTTCAagatttcaaaagaaaaatgaaagtgCTTCATGCAGTATTTGTTTAAATCGACATCTCCCCTCTCGTCGTCCATCTTCCCCTGCGTTACCATGGCAACTCGGGTCTGGATTAATGTGAAATGAATatgctgtaaacacacacacacacacacacacacacaccacacacacacacacacacacacacacacacacacacacacacacacacacacacgagtacATACTGTAATCAGCGCTGTGTTTCAGAGGATGAACAGGTGAGTGAGGAGACTTCCTGATTGCCTtgattaccccccccccccccgagacaCAGAGAGCCTATCAGCAACCAGCAGCACAAATAGTTGTGATTAGCTCGTATAATGTTctataatatttaaaatatattaatattcaGAATGTCACTctttaataaactttattaacaaccGAGTTAAagacaatgaataaataaaacacaagccATGATTCTTTGGTTGAGAATGAATACCCCAAAACAAAGAgctccattgtgtgtgtgtgtgtgtgtgtgtgtgtgtgtgtgtgtgtgtgtgtgtgtgtgtgtgtgtgtgtgtgagagagagtgtcaCTTCTTGGTCAGACTTCATGCAGTCACACTTTTTCACCCACGTACATTTGTCACCATTTCTGTgtcaccccacacacacacacacacacacacacacacacacacacacacacacacactctcacagacGCTGACTTTGAGCCGTGACGTCGTCCTGAACCCACTCAGACCGCcgtcttctcttcttttctctgaagCGTGTCGTCGCTCTGATCTCacgcttctctctctctgaatgagcGTGCTGTTTGTCGTGCTGTTTGTCGGTTtgttcacatttttctttcatcGTTTCTCTGAGTCTCTGACGTCTGACTGCGTGACtccacactctcacactctggATCATCAACCTGGGAACGCTTAGAGCTCGGTATCTTTGTTCTGTTCTTAGTCAAAGCTACATGCACATTTATATTAGCCATGCTAGCAGAGTTAGCTTTACAGTTAGCATGTTTTAACCCGACTCATCACTAACAGCTGCTGTGTTCACCGCTCTGACGTCTTTCTGTCCCGAACATCGCTCTGATTTAAAGTAGGGCGAGCATATCGGTGACCTGCTGTGGTCACACGAGGTGGTCGGTTTCCTCCTGAGCAGCTCTCTTCACTGTTACAGTAACagttctacttcctgtctgtacCCACGTCTGTGTTTGCTCGTTATAATACGGCTTTGTATGTATGTCAACATTTCCACCGTGGGCGACAGAAAATGGACACTTGCAGAGTTTTCAAAGGCTGTAAGTCTCCTGgcaactaagccacagccgtAGCCCtgagattgattgacacatgaGCAGACCAATCAGTGTTGAGCTTTGACTCGTGGCGCTttagtgatgtttttaaaatgtcttctcGAGTCGCCGCTCATGGCTAATTAAAGGAGCTAAATTGCTAACATCCAGGCTAGCTGCACTTCAGCTCAAACTCTGAAGTTACTCTTTAACATTTGATTCTCACAGGTCACGATCATGTTCAGGTTGTTTTGTCCCTTCATCCCGTCTTTCAGGGCGTTTTTGTATATGACTGTtaaattcttcttcttgtgttctcgtgtgaaataaaaacagaaaccttCATGACAGCAGTGAGTCATGTTTCTAATCCAGTGCTCGCAGTGGGAGATCCACGTCAGACCTCTTCAGAGGACTTTCTCTCCTGCTGGGAACCACTAACAGCTCTGCAGCTTTATTTTTAGATCAGGCTAAAATAAACTGTTACTACATCGTTTCCCGTCTCGTTTGGAGGGGGAACAACCGCTCCGTGTTCGTCAGGGGGGTTTCAGCGGGAGCCAGGACACTGCTCGCTGCCAGGTGCTGCTCGCTGCCAAAGTGGAGCGCCACAGAGATGCTGCCACGGCCGAGGACTGAGTCATTTAATGAGGCAGGGTTCAGATGTGATGTAGGTAGAGGATGAAGAAGCTCCATGTGTGCAGAACGTGATGGAGAAAAACTGGTTGATTCAACTGCAggacctttttatttttgagacGTTAAGGCCTCGTGTCCACCTGGcgctgtttttttctgagcgtcTTTTTCAGTTGTTTCTAAAGAGTAGAGAGCGTTCTCAGCAGCAGGCGGCCGCCGAGAGAAAGTACAGCgaccagcgtcttttttctgaGTGATTagccttttttgtgcggccgctccgagtgctcaagttgaaaatcttccaacttttcagaaaggcgttGTTGACGTCATCgacgctcttttccaaatgtttgatattcctcGTATCTTTAAcccctacagatcgtgtcttgtaccgaCACCCtactcgctccgtgtctgataaATAAACGATCTCAGATATAAAACATGATGAGTATCTCATCTCGTTTCGTGAACCCATTATCATGTTTTGTCTCGCCTCATTAGCTCGCTGTCTCTCCGGCTCCCTGATtctaaatattcaaatgttagATTGGATTTGTTTCTCTTCTAAAGACGCTCttatttttctaaaaacatATGCTCCCTTGGTACTGGCACTAATGACCCCCAACACcaccgcagcagcagcagcaaagcctCATGGGAGCTGGTCGTGACTCATTATTTTGACAGGCTGCATTAATGAAAGTATCTCGGAGGGGATTCTTACGAGCACATTTAATCTCTCTTCAACACTTAAGGGAAACAGTTGCTAAGCTACGGTCCAGAGTAAATATTCATCAACTTTTATTGGTAATAAAATGTGATTATGCAATGACTCAGCGAGCCTTAATGTGAAAAGTTCATTATTAGCAGCTTTCCTCATTTTCTGTTGATTATTAAAAAGCCAATCAGCAGCGCTCAGAGTCCGGAGTCCCTCGAGACGAGACGCTGGACTGAGGCtggaaaacagaaatataacacCACAATGACCTGCCAGAAGATAGTCCCCACTTATacttattcatatttaatattaGAGTAATGGTCCTAAGACCCCGAATCCTGCAGTGCGCCCCACATGACCCCACATGACCCCACGAGGACCCCCGCTGTAAGCCTCCTCCAGCAGGTGAACAAAAGCGGTGTTGTAAAAGTTTCAGAGAAAGATCACAAGCAGGTTGTTGAAAAGTTTAGAAGAAGAGGGAACTGGTTCTGATACTAACAGGCTCATCCAAAACTTGAATCCTGGCGTTGCGCCTGCTGCACAGTAGCATACACACGGTAGCATGCTAACGTTTACTCAAACGGGGGACAGGTTTCAGATTGCAAATGCCACAGTCTGCAGGAGAAGGGTTCTGTTTAGAATATGTTTAGTTGGTGAATGGTTTGAACACTGAGCCGTATGCAGAGCCGCTGTCTGAAATCTGAACGCCATTATTCAGGTAGAAGACGCTCGCCAACATTCACAGAGTGCTGCAGgttaacaacaatgcagagaCGGCGTTTCATCTGCAGGACTGAAAGTGTTCTGTGCATAACAAACAGCAGAGTTCACGGCTCTCTTTATGTAATATCTTTTGTGAGTCCCCTCGTCTCTCGCAGGGAGCCGTTGTCATGGTGATTACAGTCGTCCTCGCCGGCTTCTGCCTGTACTGTTTAATTGGCGTCAGGGTGCGGGAGGTCGTCCCTTTTTTATTACTGCTGGGTGAAGAACAGCTGAGCAGGTTGATGAGTGCAGAGGATGAAGGtaaacacaaactcacaaatatctgaacacacacaaaaacacacacacacacacacacacctcagtctGTAGATCAGCCTGTCGGTCTGTAGATCAGCTGATCCTGTCAGTCTGTAGATCAGCCTGTCGGTCTGTGGATCAGCTGATCAGTCTGTAGATCAGCTGATCAGTCTGTAGATCAGCCGGTCAGTCTGTAGATCAGCCTGTCGGTCTGTGGATCAGCTGATCAGTCTGTAGATCAGCCGGTCAGTCTGTAGATCAGCCTGTCGGTCTGTGGATCGGCCGATCGGTCTGCTTTTCAAGAACTCAGATATCAAGACGATTTATCAATCCAGAAAAAGGCTTCTTACTTCTGAAGGCTGAATGCCACAAAAACGAAGAGATCTAACTACATCAATACAGAATACAATCTGGTGTTGTTTATTCCTCCGTGCAGCAGAGGATACTTCACATCAGTGCCACATCATCAGGGCTCACAGTGCTCGGCAACGAGGTACTGAACACTTTCGTTACTTTAGGTTCTTATTAATGAGTTTGAAATGTCCTCGTTCAGGTCACCAGCGCTCTGAAAGTAGTGTAGGGTGGAGATTAGGACTCTGTAAAAACGTgatgatttttaaaacaatcgAAGTTTAGCTGAGATATTATTAGTTCAAACAAAAGGACAGCAAGAACGGAGCCTTGAGGAACGCCTACATGAAGTGGAAGCCGTCAGAGATCAAATGAACTGAATCAAACGTTTAGATGAAAAGTGTCGACGCTGACTCAGAAAACAGCCTTTCATGTTTCCCTTCGACACGGCCTCATGACCTTTTACTAACTTCACTAATTGCTGCTTGCCTGCACCAAACAACgtcttaaaaacaacaacagtggtTCTGTATGTAGGCACTTTAAAAGTGCGGTAAAAGTTAGACATGAGACAACATGAATATATCTCATGTGAAGTTGTATCAGTCTCTTTCAGATAAGTTTCAAAGTTACATCCACTTCCTGAACGTTGAACTTTTCCCTCCGAGGACGTCTGAGCGCTCCTCAACACAGGAAACAGTCAGAGGGGGTTTCCCGCTTTATATTTAGAAGTTTATAAAAAAGTTTATAAACCCTTCTGGGACAAAAGACCAAGACCTCCTGCCCCCGTGTCTATAtgacacaggaagtgaagacaacagACTCTGTAtgacacaggaagtgaagacaacagACTCTGTAtgacacaggaagtgaagacaacagACTCTGTGTTTATCTGGtggactgtccctttaaattactgtgtgtgagtgtgttcttGTATTACACTCGTTCTCTTTACAGTCACTTCCTTTTTCATAGCTTTCACGTGACCTCACACACTTATGGAACCGCCCACTTGGCGTGCAGGAAATGCTTCGTACTCCTGCACGCTGTATGGAGAAGTTATCGGCCTCagctgatttgatttgatttctttttaaactccGGCATCATGAAGTAGTGAAGAGTGCAACATGGACACAGCTCAGGTTGTTCCTCGTGTTCGCAGAGCTGGACGCTCACCTCGATTTGAATTCAGTCTAATGAAGGAGCTTCGCCGTTTGGCAGTCAAATCAGCTGCAGGTAGAGAGCGCTCAGGAGGGGAGCCGccatctcgctctctctctctctacctcacTTATTCAAAACACTCGACTGATGCAGAGTCATGTTACCTTGAATCCAaactgtgaacacaaacagaagttTTCTACTGATCTGGAATCAGCTGCTCTTCATGTTTAATGTACAACAGATGTGATATACGCGTGATTGAATGAATTCTTCCTTTTCCATCgtccatctgcacagctgtcccaagagtcagcctctagttggacactttaatgctaACCTCACTCTTGATGAACATCACCCCTCATTTAAAgtttgcactgactgttatttaaCGTCTGTTTTttgatcttctttttaaacattgctatacatatataaacaacacaatttcagaaggtcaacactttttaaattttttatattcaggtctaattacagatttttttcctcagtcCTGCTGGTTGTTTTCTCTGACTCCAGTTGTGTTATAATACTTGTGATCACAGCTTCAGGATGGagagaataaaacaacagaacCTGAGGGTTTAAGTCTCTGATGGACCAGAGAAGGATTAGGACGTTTATTCTTTTGAACTCATCAGGAGAACCAAACGCCTCCACGTCTCCTCGACCCTCTCAGTGTTCCTTTAATCTAATTTTTTCACTCTCCTGAAGCGCCCCTCCGTCCTGCTCTTTACTGTCCTGCTGATTTTCATTTCACTCATGAGGTCTGGATCAGAAGGCTGGAGAGAAAGCCAGCGGGGCTCCGTGGCCCAGAGTTTAAAATCTGCTGCAGAGAAATTAAAACTCCAGACATGCTGTGTCCTGAGGGAGGAGTCAGACGGAGCTAGAGGAAAAGTGGAATCCCTGAACGTTCATCTCCACATTAGCTTTAATTGTGCTAACACTCATCAGATAGTCAGACTCAGATACAGTGAGGTTTTAGTTAGCATGCATGCTTATTGAAATGACAAAGGTAAGGATTTAACGATACGAATCTGGGAAATTTTATCAAATTTGACAAAAATACCAATACCAATGCCATACCTTCTGACCTCCTTGTCTCTAAAAGTTATTGTAGTCACGCTCCACTTCCTCTTGACCCTTTTGTGACTAAATTGTGAAGATTTAGACCCTAAATATGTTTGAGATGAATCTGGGCGGGCCAGATGTTCTCAGAGCACACAAAGGTGAAGATTGGTTCATTGCAGATACTCATTTCAGAGCAGCCTCGAGTTGGAAACACCCCGAGTAGTCTGAGctccatctgacagcactcactttcctcagtgtttctagacgagaccaagcagcaacctccggtgtttaaacatgaagctgatcctgaagtgtaaaatcctgcagttcctggagtgtccactagaggctggctgcagaagcacaggaagtcacatacacacccattctaaaaagcctgtttttacagcagagatgaacatgtttacagcctggttcaaaaaaccaaataggtgtgattagctcatgtctggatggacacacactgtacggggggtgaatgttttgatgactcatcagttttgatttgatgaaggataagagttattcacaataaggcgtgtagctgacctgattgacaggtgggcgcggtgtaacggtttgtcaggaggtttaaaacccgcctcagctccagctctcagcctgtcgttaggttgactgaaagttagactgagacagcatttccagcatggagaccgccatcgatgggactccagcgccccctgcaggaacagacgtcGAGCCCTAGAAAATATCACAACATAATATCATGGTGGCTGTCCTTTGACGTTTTTAtagtttttcatatttttgattttgaaatcttcctattttgaaaataatactgatatgaaatgaaatgtttttgtcattagacacagacagactgagagTCACGAAACACTCTGCAGCTCcagtgatgagagagagagacagagagcaagagggagagagagagagagagagagagagagagagaggaggaggaggagccaggCTGTCAAGGTGAACAGATaaccctcctttttttttacccctgaTGTCTAAAACACGACGCGCAGctccgagagagagagagagagagagagagagagagagagagagagagagaggagcatcTGTAACGGGAGATTTCCAGACACTCTGCACCGGGAATGAGCGCAGGACACTCATCTTTACCCGCCgatggtttttttttggttatcaACAAAATGTGGACATAAAAGTTGGACATCAGGGAGCGAGCTGCGTCATGTTACCGGAGAGACGGGAGGCATTAAAGGTGAGCTTTACATACCTGTAGGAATAACCAGAGAGAATATTTAACGGATTCACCTGTGGTGTCTGGTCTCCGTGTAGGGAGGATTTATGAATGATGAATttaataaccccccccccccgctgttTTTATGATGAaggaaattaaagaaaagagaaataatcATCATACAAACAGCAGGGTGTGAGCTGGTATACAGGATCACTATGATTCAACACATGATGGAGTCTGGAGGTTTGATTCTAGTAACACATCGAGATcctccacaaacacagaggagactaaaacaa contains the following coding sequences:
- the grk6 gene encoding G protein-coupled receptor kinase 6 (The sequence of the model RefSeq protein was modified relative to this genomic sequence to represent the inferred CDS: added 8 bases not found in genome assembly); its protein translation is MELENIVANTVLLKAREGGGGNRKGKSKKWKQLLQFPHISLCEELRQSTEKDYSSLCERQPIGRLLFRHFCETRPELRRCVKFLDAVAEYEVTPDEKRKECGQELVDKYFDPQSEDHVPEVEEAMLARCTERLQHESCKELFNDCTKLIHDYLSVAPFADYLDSMYYNRFLQWKWLERQPVTKNTTFRQYRVLGKGGFGEVCACQVRATGKMYACKKLEKKRIKKRKGESMALNEKQILEKVNSRFVVSLAYAYETKDALCLVLTLMNGGDLKFHIYHMGEAGFRREESRVLLCRDLLRGWRTCTESASHTGT